The Desulfoscipio gibsoniae DSM 7213 genome contains a region encoding:
- a CDS encoding amidohydrolase, with the protein MADLLIKCMAVLTMDGEGDIIHNGEIAVRDDVIYHVGPSGSTPGDFSPERVLDYPRMVALPGFVNCHTHAAMTLFRGYADDLPLMQWLNEKIWPLEALLTQEDIYKGTLLCCAEMIRGGTTTFADMYVDMGRVAQAADESGMRAVLSRGMVGFGSAGEKALAESIEFIKQWYGGAGGRVACMFGPHAPYTCPPEFLKKVIAAAKELDVAIHIHLAETNDEINEINEKYGQTPIALMEETGLFELPVLAAHCVHLNDNDIATLARHRVGIAHNPQSNMKLASGVAPVTRLLEAGAVVGLGTDGASSNNNVDMLEEVRATALLQKLHTGDASALPAYQALYMATAGGARALGMQDQIGRLVNGLKADIILMDMHKPHLYPLFDIYAQIVYAAASADVHTVIINGRVVMENRRVLTLDEDVIMAEAQRCAELLVQRSNIAKKQQ; encoded by the coding sequence ATGGCGGATTTACTGATCAAATGTATGGCCGTTTTAACCATGGATGGCGAGGGCGATATAATCCACAATGGTGAAATTGCGGTACGGGATGATGTTATTTATCACGTGGGTCCCAGCGGATCCACACCGGGTGATTTTTCACCGGAACGGGTACTGGATTATCCCCGGATGGTGGCTCTGCCCGGCTTTGTCAACTGTCATACCCATGCTGCTATGACGCTGTTTCGTGGCTATGCTGATGACCTGCCTTTAATGCAGTGGTTGAATGAAAAGATTTGGCCCCTTGAGGCGCTGCTGACCCAGGAGGATATCTATAAGGGTACGCTGCTTTGCTGCGCTGAAATGATCCGTGGTGGAACTACCACTTTTGCAGATATGTATGTTGACATGGGCCGGGTGGCCCAGGCCGCGGATGAGTCGGGCATGCGGGCTGTGCTCAGCCGGGGTATGGTTGGTTTTGGTTCCGCGGGAGAAAAGGCACTGGCGGAAAGCATAGAGTTTATTAAACAGTGGTACGGCGGTGCCGGCGGGCGGGTTGCTTGTATGTTTGGCCCCCATGCCCCCTATACATGCCCGCCGGAATTTCTGAAAAAAGTGATCGCCGCGGCGAAGGAGCTGGATGTAGCCATACACATCCATTTAGCTGAGACCAACGATGAAATAAATGAAATTAATGAAAAGTATGGTCAAACTCCCATAGCTTTAATGGAGGAGACAGGACTTTTTGAACTGCCTGTGCTGGCAGCTCATTGTGTGCATCTGAACGATAATGATATAGCTACTTTAGCACGGCACCGGGTAGGTATAGCCCACAATCCCCAGAGCAATATGAAGTTGGCCAGCGGAGTGGCACCGGTTACCCGCTTGCTGGAAGCGGGAGCGGTGGTAGGTCTGGGTACCGACGGCGCATCCAGCAATAATAATGTGGATATGCTGGAGGAAGTCCGGGCCACGGCCTTGCTGCAAAAGCTGCATACCGGCGACGCCAGCGCATTACCCGCGTATCAAGCTTTATATATGGCCACCGCAGGTGGGGCCCGGGCCCTGGGTATGCAGGATCAAATTGGACGGCTGGTGAACGGTCTTAAAGCCGACATAATTTTAATGGATATGCATAAGCCTCACCTGTACCCGCTATTTGATATTTATGCCCAGATTGTTTACGCAGCAGCATCGGCGGATGTGCACACGGTGATAATTAACGGCCGGGTGGTTATGGAAAACCGCCGTGTATTAACGCTGGACGAGGATGTGATCATGGCTGAGGCCCAACGCTGCGCTGAGTTATTGGTGCAGAGAAGCAATATTGCGAAAAAGCAACAATAA
- a CDS encoding class II aldolase/adducin family protein produces MSVTLEKIKEQVLKIGFRMASAGLVTGTWGNISARVPGEGLFVITPSGIPYDVMDKIDLVVVDGKGRVIEGERKPSTELMLHRAIYSAYAHAGAIVHTHSIYASALAVAGKNLPPILEDQVQLVGGAVPVTRYARAGTADLADAAVAALGQGNAVLLANHGLVGLGRTVEEAYQVCQVVEKAAQVYTFAKLIGHVAVIPPGDVAVLRESFLTSYGQQDETIERKV; encoded by the coding sequence ATGTCTGTTACATTAGAAAAGATCAAGGAACAGGTGTTAAAAATAGGCTTCCGCATGGCCAGTGCCGGTTTAGTGACGGGCACCTGGGGCAATATATCAGCCCGTGTGCCCGGCGAAGGTCTGTTTGTGATAACCCCCAGCGGTATACCTTACGACGTGATGGATAAGATTGATTTAGTGGTTGTTGACGGCAAGGGGCGCGTGATCGAGGGGGAGCGAAAACCCTCCACAGAGTTAATGCTGCATAGAGCTATATACAGCGCTTATGCACATGCAGGTGCTATTGTGCACACCCACAGTATTTATGCCAGTGCTCTGGCAGTAGCAGGTAAAAATCTACCGCCTATTTTGGAGGATCAAGTGCAATTGGTGGGTGGTGCGGTGCCGGTGACCCGGTATGCCCGTGCGGGTACCGCTGACCTGGCCGATGCGGCAGTGGCTGCTCTGGGGCAGGGCAATGCCGTGCTGCTGGCTAATCATGGCCTGGTAGGGCTGGGACGCACGGTGGAGGAAGCGTATCAAGTTTGTCAGGTGGTGGAAAAGGCTGCTCAAGTATACACTTTTGCAAAATTAATCGGGCATGTTGCAGTAATACCACCCGGAGATGTTGCTGTACTGAGGGAGTCCTTCTTGACCAGCTACGGGCAGCAGGATGAAACAATAGAGCGCAAGGTTTGA
- a CDS encoding adenosylhomocysteinase — MSDYVIRDINLHEQGRLKIDWVRAHMPVLNVIREEFERDRPFQGVRIAMSIHLEAKTAYLAEVLSAGGAEVSITGSNPLSTQDDVAAALAHAGIKVYAWYDATNQEYDEHLRLVLGNHPQVVIDDGGDLVHLLHTDLRDQASEVLGGAEETTTGVLRLRALERAGQLLFPMISVNDARCKHLFDNRYGTGESAWAGVLRTTNLVTAGKTVVVMGYGWCGKGVAMRAKGLGANVIICETDPVKAIEAYMDGYRVMHSKQAASEGDIFITVTGCRDLLRTGHFRRMKDGAILANAGHFDVEINIPELERASVSRRTVRQNIEEFKLPDGRRLYLLAEGRLVNLAAGDGHPAEIMDMSFALQALSALYLLRHGRELDKKVYNVLPELDNRVAELKLKSLGIQIDRLTSEQFSYVNEWRCE; from the coding sequence TTGTCGGACTACGTAATTAGGGACATTAATTTGCATGAACAGGGTCGACTGAAAATAGATTGGGTACGGGCACATATGCCTGTACTTAATGTTATCCGGGAAGAATTTGAAAGGGATCGCCCTTTCCAAGGTGTCCGGATAGCCATGAGCATTCATCTCGAGGCCAAAACAGCTTACCTGGCCGAAGTGCTCAGCGCAGGGGGAGCCGAAGTATCCATAACCGGCTCAAATCCCCTGTCCACCCAGGACGATGTTGCCGCTGCGCTGGCCCATGCCGGTATCAAGGTTTATGCCTGGTACGACGCCACCAACCAGGAATATGATGAACACCTGCGCCTGGTGCTGGGCAATCATCCCCAGGTGGTGATAGATGATGGGGGAGATTTGGTGCACCTGCTGCACACCGACTTGCGGGATCAGGCCTCAGAGGTGCTGGGAGGTGCCGAGGAAACCACCACCGGGGTGTTGCGCTTGCGGGCATTGGAGCGGGCCGGTCAACTGTTGTTTCCCATGATCTCAGTTAACGATGCCCGGTGCAAGCATTTGTTTGACAACCGCTACGGTACTGGCGAGTCGGCTTGGGCCGGCGTATTGCGCACTACCAATCTGGTGACCGCGGGCAAAACCGTGGTGGTTATGGGCTACGGCTGGTGCGGCAAAGGCGTGGCCATGCGGGCCAAAGGTTTGGGTGCCAATGTGATTATTTGCGAAACTGATCCGGTGAAAGCCATCGAAGCATATATGGATGGCTACCGGGTGATGCACAGCAAGCAGGCTGCTTCTGAAGGGGACATTTTTATCACCGTTACAGGGTGCCGGGACCTGCTGCGTACCGGGCATTTCCGGCGTATGAAGGACGGCGCTATTCTGGCCAATGCCGGCCATTTCGATGTGGAAATCAATATTCCGGAACTCGAGCGGGCTTCGGTTTCCCGCCGTACCGTGCGCCAAAACATTGAGGAATTTAAGCTGCCGGACGGGCGTCGCCTGTACTTGCTGGCCGAGGGCAGGCTTGTGAACCTGGCGGCCGGGGATGGTCACCCTGCGGAAATTATGGATATGTCCTTTGCTTTGCAGGCCCTTTCAGCGCTGTACCTCCTGCGGCATGGACGTGAATTGGACAAGAAGGTATATAATGTTTTGCCTGAATTAGACAACCGGGTAGCCGAATTGAAGTTAAAATCACTGGGTATACAAATAGATCGTCTTACCAGCGAGCAATTCAGTTATGTTAATGAATGGCGGTGCGAGTAG
- the mtnA gene encoding S-methyl-5-thioribose-1-phosphate isomerase — METMRWVDGCLEILDQTLLPGKAEYIKCEQYTTVCDAICRLSVRGAPAIGAAAAYGLVLGAAALKPAGKDEFIAAVEQIARNLSVTRPTAVNLQWALDRMLRVLHNYTSGNVEDLKETLLREAHAIYAEDLESNRRMGEFGEKLVPTNAAILTHCNAGALATAGIGTALGVIRAAHQAGKNISVYADETRPLLQGARLTTWEMVQEKIPVTLLTDNMAGYLMACGKVDLVIVGADRIAANGDVANKIGTYGVAVLAKEHGLPFYVAAPMSTIDFNIASGQGIPIENRDDREVTCFAGQQVAPEGVKVWNPAFDVTPAHLVTAIITDRGVARPPYTETLAALAGR, encoded by the coding sequence ATGGAAACTATGCGCTGGGTTGACGGTTGTTTGGAGATTTTAGATCAGACGCTGCTGCCGGGAAAAGCTGAGTATATCAAGTGCGAGCAATATACAACCGTTTGTGATGCCATTTGCCGTCTAAGTGTACGTGGTGCACCGGCCATCGGGGCCGCCGCTGCCTACGGGTTGGTCCTGGGCGCTGCAGCTCTAAAACCTGCAGGTAAAGATGAATTTATCGCCGCAGTGGAGCAAATTGCCCGGAATTTATCCGTCACCAGACCCACGGCCGTGAATTTGCAGTGGGCTTTAGACCGAATGCTTAGGGTTTTACATAATTACACTTCCGGCAATGTTGAGGATTTGAAGGAAACATTACTGAGAGAGGCGCACGCCATTTATGCCGAAGACCTGGAGAGCAACCGTCGCATGGGCGAGTTTGGTGAAAAGCTGGTTCCCACCAATGCCGCTATTTTAACACATTGTAATGCCGGTGCCCTGGCCACCGCGGGTATCGGCACCGCTCTAGGGGTAATTCGGGCTGCTCACCAGGCCGGTAAAAATATCAGTGTTTATGCTGATGAAACCAGACCGCTGCTCCAGGGAGCCCGTTTAACCACCTGGGAAATGGTACAGGAAAAAATACCGGTAACTTTGTTAACCGATAACATGGCCGGTTACCTGATGGCTTGCGGTAAAGTAGATCTGGTTATTGTCGGTGCGGATCGCATTGCCGCCAATGGCGATGTAGCCAACAAAATAGGCACCTATGGTGTGGCGGTGCTGGCCAAAGAACATGGTCTGCCTTTTTACGTGGCTGCACCCATGTCCACCATTGATTTCAACATAGCCAGCGGGCAGGGGATACCGATTGAGAACCGGGATGATCGGGAAGTGACTTGTTTTGCCGGTCAGCAGGTGGCACCGGAAGGTGTTAAAGTTTGGAACCCTGCTTTTGATGTTACGCCGGCTCACTTGGTCACAGCCATTATCACCGACCGGGGTGTAGCCCGGCCGCCTTATACAGAAACACTGGCGGCGCTGGCCGGTAGATAA
- the mtnP gene encoding S-methyl-5'-thioadenosine phosphorylase: MSVRIAIIGGTGVYDPNILTDITEEKVDTPFGSIKVKVGNYQGKRVAFMARHGEDHSVAPHLINYRANIYGLRMLGVKNIFATAAVGSLNPDMKPKDFVFIDQFLDFTKSRAQTFVEQGVIHLDMTDPYCPRLRQVLCDAAQKQGLPYHRTGTYVCMEGPRFETPAEIRMLSQLGGDVVGMTSVPEVVLAREAEICYATIVMVTNFAAGISPDRLSHQEVVDVMDENVHNLRGLVMEAISRVDEQADCSCQHLPQDPSAVK; encoded by the coding sequence GTGAGCGTACGTATTGCCATTATCGGAGGCACCGGGGTGTACGACCCCAATATATTGACGGATATTACCGAGGAAAAAGTGGATACTCCCTTTGGCAGTATCAAGGTGAAAGTTGGTAATTACCAGGGCAAGCGGGTTGCATTTATGGCCCGGCATGGCGAAGACCATTCCGTGGCGCCGCACCTTATCAACTACCGGGCTAATATATACGGGCTGCGCATGCTGGGTGTGAAAAATATTTTCGCCACTGCTGCGGTGGGCTCTTTAAATCCAGATATGAAGCCTAAAGATTTTGTTTTCATAGACCAGTTTTTAGACTTTACCAAATCCAGGGCACAAACATTTGTGGAGCAAGGGGTTATACACCTGGATATGACCGACCCGTATTGTCCCCGACTCCGCCAGGTATTGTGCGATGCCGCCCAAAAACAAGGCCTGCCCTACCACAGAACGGGGACGTATGTCTGTATGGAGGGACCGCGCTTTGAAACCCCGGCGGAAATCCGCATGCTTAGCCAGCTGGGAGGAGATGTGGTGGGCATGACCAGCGTGCCTGAAGTGGTGCTGGCCCGTGAAGCCGAAATATGTTATGCCACCATAGTCATGGTTACTAACTTTGCTGCTGGTATATCTCCGGACCGGCTGTCTCACCAGGAAGTGGTGGATGTCATGGATGAGAATGTGCATAATTTAAGAGGTTTAGTTATGGAAGCAATTTCCCGAGTTGATGAACAAGCAGACTGTTCGTGTCAACATCTACCCCAGGACCCGTCTGCGGTAAAATAA
- a CDS encoding ABC transporter permease, translating into MKQILNIAHYEVIQIFKDRILLLIVFVVPLLYVSLLGMIYASSILQHVPLGIVDLDNSVESRAVVSAFENTNNFQVIPGINTYANLEKGMKNGTIRAGVVIPEDYSQRLSQHQLTQILTVYDGSNLIYGYNTRRYFQQVLNTFSADHTAAYLGGLGMSKQEITYVMDSVSFSMQVWYNPNYSYTTFIFMGLVIIVLHQIGLMGIGLSVTREKERNSWIQYLCAAVPQWKIFMGKALPYFIVNFFNYSLLLWVAARCVNVKIEGSLALILLLGLIFNIIITSLGFIISLYAPNSLQVTRYLMLLSIPLFFISGYTWPGTHMPVYLNGLGKLMPYTWMSEGLRLVTVKDLGFYYLDITLIMMGIIAAVTSFFALTFSKRRNPVVEDGVMVNSGINYPGKNSW; encoded by the coding sequence ATGAAACAGATTCTGAATATTGCTCACTACGAAGTTATTCAGATATTTAAAGATCGAATTCTTTTATTGATTGTATTTGTCGTTCCATTACTCTATGTATCTTTGCTTGGTATGATTTACGCCTCCAGCATCCTGCAGCATGTGCCTCTCGGAATTGTTGACCTTGACAACTCTGTCGAAAGTCGTGCCGTAGTCTCCGCCTTTGAGAATACGAATAATTTCCAAGTAATACCGGGAATTAATACATATGCAAATTTAGAAAAAGGGATGAAAAACGGTACGATACGGGCGGGGGTAGTGATCCCGGAAGATTACTCCCAAAGGTTATCTCAGCACCAGCTTACGCAGATTTTAACTGTATATGATGGTTCCAACCTGATTTACGGGTATAATACCCGCAGATACTTCCAGCAAGTACTTAATACCTTCAGTGCTGACCATACAGCTGCCTATCTCGGTGGGCTGGGGATGAGCAAGCAAGAAATTACATATGTCATGGATAGCGTCTCTTTTAGCATGCAGGTTTGGTATAATCCAAACTATAGTTATACTACCTTTATCTTTATGGGTTTAGTCATTATAGTCTTACACCAAATCGGTCTTATGGGCATTGGTCTTTCTGTCACCAGGGAAAAGGAAAGGAATTCATGGATCCAGTATCTTTGTGCCGCGGTTCCCCAGTGGAAGATTTTTATGGGCAAAGCTCTACCCTATTTTATAGTGAATTTTTTTAACTATAGTTTATTATTATGGGTTGCAGCTCGGTGTGTAAATGTCAAAATTGAAGGATCACTTGCTTTGATTCTATTGCTTGGCCTAATCTTTAATATCATTATTACTTCTCTGGGGTTTATTATTTCGCTTTATGCGCCCAACTCCTTGCAAGTGACGCGTTATCTCATGTTATTATCAATTCCTCTTTTCTTTATTTCAGGGTACACTTGGCCCGGTACCCATATGCCGGTGTATCTTAACGGACTGGGTAAGCTTATGCCTTACACTTGGATGTCCGAGGGTTTACGTTTGGTTACGGTTAAGGATTTGGGATTTTACTACTTGGACATCACGTTAATAATGATGGGCATCATAGCTGCAGTGACCTCATTTTTCGCCTTAACCTTCTCCAAACGACGGAACCCTGTAGTAGAGGATGGAGTGATGGTAAATAGCGGAATCAATTATCCAGGAAAGAACTCTTGGTGA
- a CDS encoding ABC transporter permease — MFKQYLVIMKRELFYMWRDKGLRYILIAGPLLGLFLFMGIYDHPRIDNIPTAIVNLDKSGASRQVVAELKNTQDLEIIYYPNSFEQLEELIKRGQVMVGVVIPENYSKNIALHRQTKVAVVIDGANMTYATNAASAVLTVTRTLGTQVGVKTLIAQGMQPNQAQEAYQSIDFREEAWFNPTLNYAYFLVLPLVLNIWQQCCTLASCMNIIGENGFRSWIQIKSSRMSIFKFFFCKSIVHIFIFMLIILPVYFLAFVVFKLPLNCDLITFLLYTLVFAISLHSVGTLISSLSRSAVDASRFGMVIALPSFVISGYTWPIEAMPQWFQPVAWVFPQTWFFQGINYLVFKNPGWEFMGRYFLILGIMSVICYSLAALFTHGLKARFR, encoded by the coding sequence ATGTTTAAACAGTACCTGGTAATTATGAAGCGTGAATTATTTTATATGTGGCGGGACAAAGGTTTACGTTATATTTTGATTGCCGGGCCACTGCTGGGGTTGTTTTTGTTTATGGGAATCTATGATCACCCAAGGATTGACAATATTCCCACTGCGATCGTTAACTTGGACAAGAGCGGTGCCAGCCGCCAAGTTGTTGCTGAGTTGAAGAATACTCAAGATTTAGAGATCATTTATTATCCCAATAGTTTTGAACAACTAGAGGAGTTGATCAAAAGAGGACAGGTGATGGTAGGTGTAGTCATCCCTGAAAATTATAGTAAAAATATTGCCTTGCATCGCCAAACCAAAGTGGCCGTGGTTATTGATGGCGCAAACATGACTTATGCTACAAATGCTGCAAGTGCAGTATTAACGGTGACGCGAACGTTGGGGACCCAAGTAGGGGTTAAAACCTTGATAGCTCAGGGTATGCAGCCGAACCAAGCCCAAGAAGCCTATCAGTCAATCGACTTCCGGGAAGAAGCGTGGTTTAATCCTACCTTAAATTATGCCTATTTCTTGGTGCTTCCTTTAGTACTTAATATCTGGCAGCAGTGTTGTACTCTAGCTTCCTGCATGAATATCATCGGCGAAAATGGGTTCCGAAGCTGGATACAGATCAAGTCTTCCAGGATGTCTATTTTTAAGTTTTTTTTCTGCAAGTCTATCGTCCATATTTTTATTTTTATGCTCATAATATTGCCAGTCTATTTCTTGGCTTTCGTAGTCTTTAAACTTCCCCTTAATTGCGATCTAATTACTTTCCTGTTATATACATTGGTATTTGCAATTTCCCTGCACAGCGTTGGAACACTGATATCAAGTTTGTCCAGGAGTGCGGTTGATGCTTCGCGTTTTGGGATGGTTATCGCTTTGCCATCCTTTGTTATATCCGGTTATACATGGCCCATTGAAGCAATGCCGCAATGGTTTCAGCCTGTGGCCTGGGTCTTTCCCCAGACCTGGTTTTTTCAGGGGATAAACTATCTTGTTTTTAAAAACCCGGGTTGGGAATTTATGGGCCGTTATTTTTTAATTTTAGGTATTATGTCAGTTATCTGCTATAGCTTGGCTGCTTTGTTTACGCACGGTCTTAAGGCACGTTTTAGATAA
- a CDS encoding ATP-binding cassette domain-containing protein has product MEPIIIVRDLVQKIGRNMLLNGISFDVLPGESFGVFGVRGAGKTTLLHILAGIDRFKSGQVEVLGCNITKSENFKRNLGIVTQESSLFLDMTVGENLDFIAALKNASRADVYNLIERYELNDSLSEPVTVLTLGIFQRLSLACAMLNRPKLLIADEIIKDFDLYSRNLILRELRQFQAEGGTCVYGFSNIEFCEHMSKVGWLESGQMNIYEPKDAQTEWNRQVKFYTEQSDRHHV; this is encoded by the coding sequence TTGGAGCCAATAATTATTGTCAGGGACCTGGTACAGAAAATTGGGCGCAATATGCTTTTAAATGGGATATCCTTTGATGTGTTGCCTGGAGAAAGTTTTGGTGTGTTTGGCGTTCGTGGGGCAGGTAAAACAACGTTATTACATATTTTGGCCGGTATAGATCGATTCAAATCCGGCCAGGTTGAAGTTTTGGGTTGTAATATAACGAAATCCGAAAACTTTAAACGTAATTTGGGAATTGTTACACAGGAAAGCAGCCTGTTCCTTGATATGACAGTTGGGGAAAATCTTGACTTTATTGCTGCTTTAAAAAACGCTTCACGAGCCGATGTGTACAATTTAATAGAACGCTATGAATTAAATGATTCTCTATCTGAGCCTGTCACTGTTCTTACACTGGGAATCTTTCAACGTCTTTCCCTTGCTTGTGCCATGCTAAACCGGCCAAAATTGTTGATTGCCGATGAAATCATTAAGGATTTTGATTTATATTCGCGCAACCTCATTTTAAGAGAGTTGCGGCAATTTCAAGCTGAGGGTGGAACCTGTGTTTACGGCTTTAGCAATATTGAATTTTGTGAACATATGAGTAAAGTTGGTTGGCTGGAGAGTGGACAAATGAACATTTATGAGCCAAAGGATGCCCAAACGGAATGGAACAGGCAGGTAAAATTTTACACGGAACAGAGTGATCGTCATCATGTTTAA
- a CDS encoding HlyD family secretion protein — MEALNKIDFKKVMVFILFMSIICIGILIFYRYFYLQKVILDNERQSLTATGTIEATTVLASFKIPGKLKNVLVDEGIKVEIEQEIASLEDQEISSDLVAAQGAYDAAVAQAQQASESVSLTSEQVESTINQLQAKLAQAEIGVKDAKLSYDRALSLFQSGAVPQKTLDDATSAYNLAQSKLHEARAGLEQALANKLNVSVAQSQYQAAQGSVKQASGAVQKAEAYLKNTHLLSPISGYITKKYLQPGEMLNAGTPVYEITDLVHTYVNIYISEKKIGRVHLNQEAEITVDAFPDRVFKGKVVLINDAGEFAVQKAIDDQYEHDIRSFRVKIDVPNDDLALKTGMTARVRIIEGGQ, encoded by the coding sequence ATGGAAGCCTTAAATAAAATAGATTTTAAAAAAGTGATGGTCTTTATCCTTTTTATGAGCATTATTTGCATTGGTATTCTTATATTCTATCGTTACTTCTATCTACAAAAGGTCATATTGGACAATGAACGTCAGAGTCTGACCGCGACGGGGACAATTGAAGCCACGACTGTGCTGGCATCGTTCAAGATCCCCGGTAAACTAAAGAATGTATTAGTAGATGAAGGTATTAAAGTGGAAATTGAGCAAGAAATAGCCTCCTTGGAAGATCAAGAAATTAGCTCTGACCTAGTTGCTGCTCAAGGTGCCTATGATGCAGCAGTGGCTCAGGCCCAGCAAGCATCAGAATCGGTTTCCCTAACCAGTGAACAGGTTGAAAGTACGATTAATCAGTTGCAGGCTAAATTGGCTCAGGCTGAAATTGGGGTAAAAGATGCTAAACTATCATACGACCGAGCCTTATCATTATTTCAAAGCGGAGCTGTTCCTCAAAAAACTTTAGATGATGCTACAAGTGCCTATAATTTGGCTCAAAGCAAGTTGCATGAAGCCCGGGCCGGTCTTGAACAGGCACTGGCAAATAAGCTTAATGTATCAGTGGCCCAATCGCAATATCAGGCGGCTCAAGGATCGGTCAAACAAGCCAGTGGTGCCGTCCAAAAAGCTGAGGCATATCTAAAAAACACCCATTTACTATCACCTATATCCGGATATATTACGAAAAAATATCTCCAACCGGGTGAAATGCTTAATGCCGGTACCCCGGTATATGAGATTACAGATCTAGTTCACACCTATGTAAACATTTATATAAGCGAGAAAAAGATTGGACGTGTTCATCTGAATCAGGAAGCTGAGATCACTGTAGATGCCTTCCCGGATCGGGTTTTCAAGGGTAAGGTTGTATTAATCAACGATGCCGGTGAATTTGCAGTTCAAAAAGCTATCGATGACCAGTATGAACATGATATCCGCAGTTTTCGTGTCAAGATTGATGTGCCCAATGATGATCTGGCATTGAAGACAGGTATGACAGCCAGGGTTAGGATCATTGAAGGGGGGCAGTAG
- a CDS encoding TetR/AcrR family transcriptional regulator, with amino-acid sequence MEKLQKTTPPKVDGREQRSEESRTRILNAATTIFARKGPEGSRVDEIAKKAGINKRMIYHYFGSKENLYLEVLRYNYNKIYTLSKNTFDLADDPKVNLARAIRAYFYFLAENEAFVRLTNWEALNEGRFAGKVIPQFFDLIELEFDDIIKDGIEWGFIRPDIDTRHVVLSVHALCLIYFSRREIVNSLWQEDILSGKMLEARLQHILSLVFDGVLSHKEMK; translated from the coding sequence ATGGAAAAACTTCAAAAAACAACTCCCCCAAAAGTAGATGGTCGAGAACAACGTTCAGAGGAAAGCCGTACTCGTATCTTAAATGCAGCAACAACAATCTTTGCCCGAAAGGGGCCTGAGGGTTCTCGAGTGGATGAGATCGCTAAAAAGGCGGGCATTAATAAGCGGATGATATACCATTATTTTGGAAGCAAAGAAAACCTGTATTTGGAAGTCCTTCGCTATAATTACAATAAAATCTACACTTTAAGTAAAAATACCTTTGATTTAGCTGATGATCCCAAAGTGAATTTGGCCCGTGCTATTAGAGCTTACTTCTACTTCTTAGCCGAAAATGAAGCGTTTGTAAGGCTTACAAACTGGGAAGCGCTCAATGAAGGCCGGTTTGCAGGTAAGGTTATACCTCAATTTTTTGATCTGATTGAATTAGAGTTTGACGATATTATTAAGGACGGGATTGAGTGGGGATTCATTCGGCCGGATATAGATACCCGTCATGTAGTGCTTAGTGTGCATGCCTTATGCCTTATTTATTTTAGCCGGCGGGAAATTGTTAATTCTCTCTGGCAGGAAGATATACTATCCGGAAAGATGCTTGAAGCACGTTTGCAGCATATTTTAAGCCTCGTTTTTGATGGGGTTTTGAGCCATAAGGAGATGAAATGA
- a CDS encoding FAD-binding oxidoreductase: MLNYFVKAIGTICLENGGLDVFVGDNRASQEKIWKARRHLAEALRVTSPVYCMEDIVVPVNKIPAVLAEINRIAEKYSIKIPCFGHTGDGNIHATLLKENMDDAAWYAVKEKVLDEIYTITHASGGNLSGEHGMEPNG, from the coding sequence GTGCTGAATTATTTTGTCAAGGCCATCGGTACCATCTGCCTGGAAAACGGCGGGCTGGATGTATTTGTGGGTGATAACAGGGCCAGCCAGGAAAAAATCTGGAAAGCCCGGCGGCACCTGGCTGAGGCGCTGCGCGTTACCAGCCCGGTGTACTGCATGGAAGATATTGTTGTGCCGGTAAACAAGATACCTGCGGTGCTGGCTGAAATCAACAGGATAGCTGAAAAATATTCTATTAAAATACCCTGCTTTGGCCACACCGGCGACGGCAATATCCATGCCACTCTGCTTAAGGAAAATATGGATGATGCTGCATGGTATGCCGTAAAAGAAAAGGTGTTGGACGAAATATATACTATTACCCACGCCAGCGGGGGAAACCTGTCGGGCGAACATGGTATGGAGCCAAACGGGTAA
- a CDS encoding FAD-linked oxidase C-terminal domain-containing protein has product MAKFTDPVQLKMITAIKKALDPNLILNPDKVVKLNTGQTG; this is encoded by the coding sequence ATGGCTAAATTTACAGACCCGGTGCAGCTAAAGATGATTACAGCCATCAAAAAGGCCCTGGACCCCAATCTGATACTCAATCCCGATAAGGTAGTGAAGCTTAACACCGGTCAAACCGGGTAA